In Oreochromis aureus strain Israel breed Guangdong linkage group 20, ZZ_aureus, whole genome shotgun sequence, the following are encoded in one genomic region:
- the plcg1 gene encoding 1-phosphatidylinositol 4,5-bisphosphate phosphodiesterase gamma-1, which produces MAGTSGFFSNGPVPWMDNATEMNNLYRDLELGTVLTLFYSKKSQRPERRTFQVKLETRTIIWTRGTDKIEGEIDIREIKEIRSGQKSRDFDRYVEDSAARLDQAHCFVILYGTEFRLKSLSLAATSDEEMTMWVQGLTSLVTDTLKSPTPLQIERWLRKQFYAVDRNREDRISCKDLKSMLSQVNYRVPNMRFLREKLPDSEMRNGDVSFSQFAQLYRSLMFDAQKNMEIPFLQRFIDRPEQRISLEDFKSFLLESQKEMWATDNNKVQEFMFGYLKDPLREVEQPYFQQDEFLTYLFSKENTIWDSSLDQVCPENMNNPLSHYWISSSHNTYLTGDQFSSESSLEAYARCLRMGCRCIELDCWDGPEGMPVIYHGHTLTTKIKFSDVLTTIKEHAFVTSEYPIILSIEDHCSIVQQRNMATHFKKVFGDMLLTKAVDIAADGLPSPNQLKRKILIKHKKLAEGSAYEEVSTTTPYSENDISNSIKNGILYLEDPINHEWYPHFFVLTSNKIYYSEETSSNPGNDDEEEHREVSYGMDQHVTEKWFHGKLGAGRDGRQIAERLLSEYCLETGAPDGSFLVRESETFVGDYTLSFWRSGRVQHCRIHSRQEAGSPKFYLTDNLVFDTLFALITHYQQVALRCNEFEMKLTEPVPQTNAHESKEWYHANLSRSHAENMLMRVPRDGAFLVRKRAEPNSFAISFRAEGKIKHCRVQQEGQTVVLGTSEFDSLVDLISYYEKHPLYRKMKLRYPINEDTLEKIGTAEPDYGSLYEGRNPGFYVEANQMPTFKCTVRAMYEYKAQRDDELSFTKNAIISNVEKQEGGWWKGDCGGKKQMWFPANYVEEISPSAAEPDRAEMTENSPLGDMLRGSLDVSACQITVRAEGKGSRPYVFTLVQSTPVRTGLPLDIAANTQEELKEWVLKIREVTLTSEAKLEEGKMMERRKKIALELSDLVIYCRPVPFDEEKIGTERACFRDMSSFPETKAEKYVNKIKGKKFLQYNRLQLSRIYPRGQRLDSSNYDPLPMWLCGSQLVALNFQTGDKPMQMNQALFMLNGRSGYVLQPPIMRDDNFDPFDRQTLRGVEQVSLEIEVLGARHLPKHGRGIVCPLIEIEVCGAEYDSAKQKTDSEADNGLNPTWPRKTFQFTVCNSAFAFLRFVVYEIDMFNDQNFLAQATFPIHGLKTGYRSVPLTNSYNEDLELASLLVHMDITRGRDENGEVLSPFAAVGASSVSATAQSVRERFGELSSVSSTSSSMSPLPQSPAQAMAYRGREGSFESRYQSPIDDFRVSQETLLDMDAQNRRILRRTRVENRV; this is translated from the exons ATGGCTGGGACCTCTGGCTTCTTTTCCAACGGACCTGTGCCGTGGATGGACAACGCCACGGAGATGAACAACCTGTACCGAGACCTGGAGCTGGGCACAGTACTGACACTATTTTATTCTAAGAAGTCCCAGCGGCCAGAGAGAAGGACATTTCAAGTAAAGCTGGAGACCAGGACTATTATCTGGACTCGGGGCACGGATAAAATAGAGGGCGAGA TTGATATTCGAGAAATCAAGGAGATCCGTTCTGGACAGAAGTCTCGGGACTTTGATCGCTATGTGGAGGACTCGGCAGCACGGCTCGATCAGGCCCACTGCTTTGTTATTCTGTACGGCACCGAGTTTCGCCTTAAATCACTCAGCCTGGCAG CAACATCTGATGAAGAGATGACCATGTGGGTGCAAGGGTTAACCTCACTTGTGACCGACACATTGAAGTCTCCAACACCGCTTCAGATCGAGCG GTGGTTACGTAAGCAGTTTTACGCAGTCGATCGCAACAGAGAAGACAG GATATCCTGTAAGGATCTGAAGAGCATGCTGAGCCAGGTCAACTACAGGGTGCCCAACATGAGGTTCCTCCGAGAGAAACTTCCG GACTCAGAGATGAGGAATGGAGACGTGTCCTTCAGCCAGTTTGCGCAGCTTTATCGTAGTCTCATGTTTGATGCCCAGAAAAAC ATGGAAATCCCATTTCTACAAAG GTTCATTGATAGACCAGAACAGAGGATTTCCCTAGAGGACTTCAAGAGCTTCCTCTTGGAGTCCCAAAAG GAAATGTGGGCCACAGATAACAACAAAGTGCAGGAGTTTATGTTCGGCTACCTGAAAGACCCCCTGAGGGAAGTGGAGCAGCCTTATTTCCAGCAAGATGAG TTTCTCACATACCTGTTCTCCAAAGAGAACACCATCTGGGATTCCTCCCTGGACCAAGTGTGTCCTGAGAATATGAATAACCCCCTGTCTCACTACTGGATCTCCTCTTCGCACAACAC CTACCTGACAGGAGACCAGTTTTCCAGTGAATCGTCCCTGGAGGCATACGCACGCTGTCTGAGGATGGGCTGTCGCTGTATTGAAT TGGACTGCTGGGATGGCCCTGAGGGAATGCCAGTCATCTACCATGGGCACACCCTCACAACCAAAATCAAGTTTTCTGATGTCTTGACCACCATCAAAGAGCACGCCTTCGTCACAtctga ATATCCCATCATCCTGTCCATAGAGGACCACTGTAGTATTGTGCAGCAGAGGAATATGGCCACTCACTTTAAGAAGGTGTTTGGAGACATGCTTCTAACCAAGGCAGTGGATATCGCAGCGGACGGGCTGCCCTCACCCAATCAGCTCAAGAGGAAGATCCTCATCAAG CATAAGAAGCTCGCAGAAGGCAGTGCCTATGAGGAGGTGTCCACCACCACTCCCTACTCAGAGAATGATATCAGCAACTCTATTAAAAATGGCATCCTGTACCTGGAAGATCCCATTAACCAT GAGTGGTACCCTCATTTTTTTGTTCTGACCAGCAATAAGATCTACTACTCAGAAGAGACCTCCAGTAACCCGGGaaatgatgatgaggaggagcaCAGAGAG GTGTCCTATGGTATGGATCAACATGTGACAGAGAAATGGTTCCATGGAAAGCTAGGTGCTGGGCGGGATGGACGGCAGATAGCCGAGAGGCTGCTGTCTGAGTACTGCCTGGAGACTGGTGCTCCTGATGGCTCCTTCCTAGTTCGGGAGAGCGAGACTTTTGTCGGAGACTACACTCTGTCTTTTTG GCGCTCGGGGCGGGTACAACACTGTCGCATCCACTCTCGTCAGGAGGCAGGCAGCCCAAAGTTCTACCTGACTGACAACCTGGTATTTGATACACTCTTTGCTCTGATTACCCACTACCAGCAGGTGGCGCTGCGCTGTAACGAATTTGAGATGAAACTAACTGAGCCAGTACCTCAGACCAATGCTCACGAGAGCAAAGA GTGGTACCACGCCAACCTCTCCAGGAGCCATGCAGAGAACATGTTGATGAGGGTTCCTCGCGATGGGGCTTTTCTAGTCAGGAAAAGGGCAGAGCCCAACTCCTTTGCCATTTCATTCAG GGCCGAGGGTAAAATAAAGCACTGTCGTGTGCAGCAGGAGGGTCAGACCGTGGTGCTGGGCACCTCAGAGTTTGACAGCCTTGTAGATCTTATTAGCTACTATGAGAAGCACCCTTTGTACCGTAAAATGAAACTACGCTATCCCATCAACGaggacacactggagaagaTAGGCACTGCT GAGCCAGACTACGGGTCACTGTATGAGGGAAGGAATCCAGGCTTTTACGTGGAGGCCAATCAAATGCCAACATTTAAG tgcACGGTGCGAGCCATGTATGAGTATAAAGCCCAAAGAGACGATGAGCTCTCCTTCACTAAGAATGCTATCATCTCTAATGTGGAAAAACAGGAAGGGGGATG gtGGAAGGGTGACTGTGGAGGAAAGAAGCAGATGTGGTTTCCGGCAAACTACGTGGAGGAGATCAGTCCGTCGGCAGCCGAGCCTGATAGAGCT GAGATGACAGAAAACAGCCCTCTTGGAGATATGCTGAGAGGAAGTCTTGATGTGTCTGCCTGTCAGATTA ctGTTCGTGCGGAAGGGAAAGGCAGCAGGCCTTATGTTTTCACCCTGGTACAGAGTACCCCTGTGCGGACAGGCCTACCGCTGGACATTGCTGCAAACACGCAAGAAGAGCTCAAAGAATGGGTGCTCAAGATCCGTGAGGTCACCTTGACCTCAGAGGCTAAG CTGGAAGAGGGGAAGATGATGGAAAGGAGGAAGAAGATTGCACTGGAATTATCTGACCTTGTCATCTACTGTAGGCCTGTGCCATTTGATGAAGAAA AGATTGGCACAGAGCGAGCCTGTTTCCGGGACATGTCATCCTTCCCTGAAACCAAGGCAGAGAAATACGTCAACAAAATCAAGGGGAAGAAGTTCCTGCAGTACAATCGGCTGCAGCTGTCCAGGATCTACCCCAGAGGCCAGAGATTAGACTCTTCTAACTATGACCCGCTCCCCATGTGGCTCTGCGGATCTCAGCTGGTAGCACTTAACTTCCAGACAGGAG ACAAGCCCATGCAGATGAACCAGGCCCTGTTCATGCTGAACGGAAGAAGTGGCTACGTCCTTCAGCCGCCCATCATGAGGGACGACAACTTTGATCCCTTTGACAGACAAACACTACGGGGTGTGGAGCAAGTCAGTCTAGAGATTGAG GTCTTGGGTGCCCGGCATCTGCCCAAGCATGGACGTGGCATCGTTTGCCCTCTGATTGAGATCGAGGTGTGTGGAGCGGAGTACGACAGCGCCAAGCAAAAAACAGACTCTGAAG CTGATAATGGTCTGAATCCCACTTGGCCGAGAAAGACATTCCAGTTCACCGTGTGCAACTCTGCTTTTGCCTTTCTGCGTTTTGTGGTGTACGAGATTGACATGTTCAACGACCAAAACTTCCTGGCTCAGGCCACATTCCCCATTCACGGGCTAAAGACAG GTTACCGGTCAGTACCTCTGACGAACAGCTACAACGAGGACCTGGAGTTAGCTTCTCTGTTAGTCCACATGGACATAACCAGAGGAAGG GATGAAAATGGTGAGGTTCTCAGCCCATTCGCTGCAGTCGGGGCCTCATCAGTGTCGGCAACAGCTCAGTCAGTGCGGGAGCGTTTTGGGGAGCTGAGCTCAGTCTCCTCAACGTCCTCCAGCATGTCTCCTTTGCCTCAGTCTCCAGCCCAGGCCATGGCCTACAGAGGGAGGGAAGGCTCTTTTGAATCGCGCTACCAGTCCCCCATAGATGACTTCAGGGTGTCCCAGGAGACACTGCTGGACATGGACGCGCAAAacagaag GATCCTGCGGAGGACCAGAGTGGAGAACCGTGTCTAA